From a region of the Natator depressus isolate rNatDep1 chromosome 15, rNatDep2.hap1, whole genome shotgun sequence genome:
- the XBP1 gene encoding X-box-binding protein 1: MVALPGSAAPRLLLIPGQAAEPLGAAASRPLSVALPAGGPRSPSPEPQPPARKRQRLTHLSPEEKALRRKLKNRVAAQSARDRKKARMSELEQQVLELEQENQNLLLENQLLREKTQGLAVQNQELRYRLGLDALEERAPEVVMESQVDEIRMVTGSAESAALRLRVPLQQVQAQQSPLLTVSTWMLMALTLQTLSLISCWAFWTAWTQTCSSGMVIQSHRAWKSWRKKSVEKNQIPYQPPPLPLWGPHQPSWRPLMN, encoded by the exons ATGGTGGCGCTGCCCGGTTCCGCGGCCCCGCGGCTGCTCCTCATCCCCGGCCAAGCAGCTGAGCCCCTGGGCGCCGCAGCCAGCCGGCCCCTCTCCGTGGCGCTCCCGGCGGGGGGCCCGCgctcccccagcccggagccccagcCGCCGGCCCGCAAGCGGCAGCGGCTCACTCACCTGAGTCCGGAGGAGAAGGCGCTGCGCAg GAAGCTGAAGAACCGCGTAGCGGCGCAGAGCGCCCGGGACAGGAAGAAGGCGCGGATGAGCGAGctggagcagcaggtgctggagctggagcaggag AACCAGAATCTCCTGCTAGAAAACCAGCTCCTGCGGGAGAAGACCCAGGGGCTCGCCGTGCAGAACCAAGAGCTGCGCTATCGgctggggctggatgcgctggaGGAGAGAGCGCCCGAG GTGGTGATGGAATCACAGGTGGATGAAATCAGGATGGTGACCGGGTCCGCTGAGTCCGCAGCACTCAGACTACGTGTTCCTCTGCAGCAGGTGCAGGCCCAGCAGTCACCCCTCCTGACAGTCTCCACATGGATGCTGATGGCATTGACTCTTCAGACTCTGAG TCTGATCTCCTGTTGGGCATTCTGGACAGCCTGGACCCAGACATGTTCCTCCGGTATGGTAATTCAGAGTCATCGTGCTTGGAAGAGCTGGAGGAAGAAATCTGTGGAAAAGAATCAGATTCCTTACcagcctcccccactccctctgtgGGGTCCTCATCAGCCAAGTTGGAGGCCATTAATGAACTGA